Proteins encoded together in one Jaculus jaculus isolate mJacJac1 chromosome 7, mJacJac1.mat.Y.cur, whole genome shotgun sequence window:
- the Ltb4r gene encoding leukotriene B4 receptor 1, with protein sequence MATNTTSPAASSSRGGMSLSLLPVVLLSVALAVGLPGNSFVIWSILRRLQKRSVTALLVLNLALADLAVLLTAPFFLHFLVQGSWSFKVAGCRLCHYVCGVSMYASVLLITVMSLDRSLAVARPFVSQKVRTKTTARWVLVGIWVVAFLLATPVLVYRTVRLQSDNRTLVCYSKYPSEGHRAFHLLFEAITGFLLPFLLVVASYSDIGRRLQARRFRRSRRTGRLVALIILAFAAFWLPYHVVNLVEAGRALAGSALEEPAGQRLKLARFVLIALAFLSSSVNPVLYACAGGSLLRSAGLGFVAKLLEATGSEASSTRRGGTLGHTARDTPAPPEPGPTESFIPSSNPLE encoded by the coding sequence ATGGCCACAAACACTACATCTCCTGCAGCATCTTCCTCTCGAGGTGGCATGTCCCTATCTCTGTTGCCTGTTGTCCTACTGTCTGTGGCGCTGGCAGTGGGGCTTCCTGGAAACAGCTTTGTGATCTGGAGCATCCTGAGAAGGCTGCAGAAGCGCTCGGTCACTGCCCTGCTGGTGCTGAACCTGGCGCTGGCGGACTTAGCTGTGCTGCTCACTGCTCCTTTTTTCCTACACTTTCTGGTCCAGGGCTCCTGGAGTTTTAAAGTGGCTGGCTGCCgcctgtgccactatgtctgtGGAGTCAGTATGTATGCCAGTGTCCTGCTTATCACTGTCATGAGTCTGGACCGCTCACTGGCAGTGGCTCGTCCCTTTGTGTCCCAGAAGGTGCGCACTAAGACGACTGCCCGATGGGTGCTCGTAGGCATCTGGGTGGTGGCCTTTCTGCTGGCCACACCGGTGCTCGTGTACCGCACAGTAAGGTTGCAAAGCGACAACAGGACTTTGGTCTGCTATTCGAAGTACCCCAGCGAAGGGCACAGGGCCTTCCATCTGCTTTTCGAAGCCATCACGGGCTTTCTGCTGCCCTTCCTGCTGGTGGTGGCCAGCTACTCCGACATCGGGCGCAGGCTGCAGGCCCGGCGCTTCCGCCGCAGTCGCCGCACCGGCCGCCTGGTGGCGCTCATCATCCTGGCCTTCGCGGCCTTCTGGCTGCCCTACCACGTGGTGAACCTGGTGGAGGCCGGCCGCGCGCTGGCGGGCTCCGCTCTAGAGGAGCCGGCCGGCCAGCGTCTGAAGCTGGCCCGTTTCGTGCTCATCGCGCTCGCCTTCCTGAGCAGCAGCGTGAACCCCGTGCTGTATGCGTGCGCCGGTGGCAGCCTGCTGCGCTCAGCCGGCCTGGGCTTCGTCGCCAAGCTGCTGGAGGCCACCGGCTCAGAAGCATCCAGCACTCGCCGCGGGGGCACCCTGGGGCACACTGCGAGGGACACCCCCGCTCCTCCCGAGCCTGGCCCCACCGAGAGCTTCATACCCTCCTCCAACCCTCTTGAGTGA